GCAAGTTCTTTTATGGTAAGTCTTTCTTGCACCGCCTAGAGCTAGGCTTTCTGTTCGAAAATGGGCAATGGTTTATACGGGATTTACTCGTTCAGGGTCGCTCTGGCATGCTCCGTGCGGACGCTCAGAAGACCAAAAAGCTTCTTCGAATTCAGCTTGGTAGCACCCTAAATCCAAAGGAGTTCTCCGACTTCTTCGGTCTAAAGATTCGCAAGCTTCTGGAACAGACGCAATTTCTAGATGCGCCCAGGCTTACTCTCCGGCTCAGTGGCCGCACACTAGACCTTCTTTCTGGTCGGGGAGAATTGAGCATTGGTCGTACTTCTGTGCGCGGCGCGTGGGCAGATTATGGTTTTTCCAAGATTGAAATCATTCCTCAGTCTATTACCTGTCGTGACTTTGAGGTGCAATGCAAGAAGAGCAGAGGGTCTGGAACCCTTTCCTATAACTTTAGAAATGGGCAATTGTGCCTACATAACATTGTTTCCACGTTGATGCCAGAAGATGTCATGCTTTGGCTTAGCCCACAACTAGCGCAGGCAGTCTCTCCTTACAGATTTCACTCACCTCCCATTATCTTAGCGGACGGATACCTACACCCCTCCAGTCCTCACCTTAACGCCCTTTCAGTGCGAATCCGTTCCCAGGCTGGACTAGACTATGATCTGTTTGAGCGGACACTGTGCTTTGGAGCCACTCGAGCCATAGTACATGTCGAAGGTAGCCAGGTAAAAGTACGGATCCCCTCCGCGGCGCTTTTTCAGGGCTCGGTGGCCCTGCAAGCCAATGTTCACTTTAACATCTCTCCCCAACCAACTTGCGAACTAGATGTTCGTCTTTCTCACGTCGAGTGTTCACGTCTTACAGAGCTCTTTTTCGGCTACGCTAAGTCCAATGGGTTTTTAAGCGGAAACTACCGCTTTCGAGTCAGTGCGGATGGGAAAGCAGGCATGCTGGGTAGCGGTTATATCCGTATTGAAGAAGGTAGTGTCCTCTCGGTTCCATTTCTTAGACCTCTTTCTCCCATCTTAAATCAGATTATTCCTGGTATTGGGTATGAACCTGCGAGAAGGGCCTACGTAGCCTTTCAAGTTGAGAATCGGAAAGTGACTACTAAGAACCTGCAGCTAACTGGACCAGGATTTAATCTACTAGGACGTGGAGATTTTGACTTTTTTACTGGAAAGATAAACATGACCGTCCGGGTTAATGCACAGGGAGTCCCTGGAATGGTACTCCTTCCAGTCAGTAAGCTGCTAGAATTCGAATCAAGGGGTACACTCTTGCAACCAGAATGGCAACTTAAACGACTTAAACCAATGATCCGGTTCTAAATAAAAGGGAACTGTCAGAATAGTATCAGAGTGTTAATACCTCTCTATAGAGGGCACTTCGCGATAGCAACCCAAATTTCCCGTCTAAAAACAGAAGGCGGCCTTTTTATCTTTCTTCCTTACCTGAAGCCTTGAGGAGTAGTACTGGAACCCCTACCCGGTGACGAACACGGTCGACAGTATTTCCGTAAATCAAATCTCCCAAAAAGCGGTGTCCGTGGGTAGACATGGCTATTAGGTCTACTTCACGCTCCCTGGCAACCCGGACGATCTCATTTGAGGGCTCACCCATAGCAAGTTCATAATTGCAATTAAGGCCTCCATTTTGAAGGGCCTGTGCCACAGACTGAAGGTATCTCAGATCGTTTTTCATCTCTTCGCTCTCAGTGAGATTTAGCTGATCGTAATTTCTAGCTACCCATCCGCTTGCTACATGGAGGAGATGTAAGTGTCCACCAGTTGAGTGAGCCAACCGGCAGACGTGCCCCAAAATTGTAGAGTCTGCCACACTATTTTCCAAGGGGATCAATATGTTATGGTACATGGGTAGTCGGTGCCGGTAGCACCAGAGGAGGGAGGCAACAGTATAGCCCCTCTCTCACAAGGAAAACAAAAGTTTTGCATGGATCATTGTCCTCACCCTACCTTCCTAATGTAGGAGCAGTTGTTTCGTGTCTACAAATGTTTCGAGATAGGACTGTCGGAAGCATTGCCGCTATTATCTAATAAAGCCTTGTTGCTTTCTGGATTTGATCTCTCTTCTAAAAAAAGAGACGACTAATGGCATTAATAGGTATCGAGAAATACTCAGAAATTCCTGTGGAAAGTGAGATGACAATACTTGCCTGGACAAAATAAGCTAAGGCTTTAGTAAAAGTCTAAAGTCAGCGTGGCAGGATGGATGCAATTGGAGGGCAGCTTAGACAAGCTTAGGTTGCGCGGTAGCACGTGCTTGTTGCGTTATCATAGATAGATCGCTTAATAATCCGCGACTCTGTTTTTGTTAGCATCCCAGACAGGAGTCCTCCAGCATTCCACGGTAATAGTATACACTAACCTCAACGGCATAACAGCGTATGAGGGCTTTCCCCATAAGGGTGGAAAACATCCGGGCATTTCTTTGCCAAGTTGATGGAATACTTCTACAGCCATTAGACTAGGGGGCGCCTGAGCTTTCTCTTTTAGTATGGCTTTGGGAAAGCGGGGGAGAGTAGACAAAGCCACCAAACCTCAGGAAAGAACTTTCCTATGGAGCGCAACCGACTCTGACCGACTCTGCAGGTATCACATGGAAATAGTAGAAGCTACCAAAGAACAGCAAAGGGGAGCACGCTTCTGCCTTACATGATCTGTACTTGGTTACAGAACCTGGTCCATGAGTTCTGGTGATATAAGTGATATACAAGTCTGCCTGAAAATAGATGCATTTACTATGCATTAAACTACATAAACTACATATTAATAACTACCAAGACCGAGAAGACTAGTCGCCTCTTTCTTATTCATCGATTCACTGGGAATGCTTTTTTAGTTCCTCAGTCCGTAGTATTACACGGCGCTGCATAACTCTACCCGGCCTAAATTTTACCGCCGCGCGGGCCGGAATAACCACATCTGTTTCCGGCTTATTAGGGTTGCGCCCGATCCTCGCTTTTGTCAGCCTGACCTCAAATACGCCGAAGTTGCGTAATTCTACGTCTTGCCCCTTGGCAAGGGATGCAATGATGTGGTCCAGGGTCTTTTGTATCACTCGGGAAACATCCTGTTGTACCAGATTAAGTTCTTCACTGATGCTTAGTACCAGATTGCGCTTAGTAAGGTTGCCTAGTTTCATTACTTCAAATTACTAATTTAGTAGTTACTTCGTTGTCTCCTACGAGCGGTGAGTATAAG
This DNA window, taken from Candidatus Xiphinematobacter sp., encodes the following:
- a CDS encoding universal stress protein — encoded protein: MADSTILGHVCRLAHSTGGHLHLLHVASGWVARNYDQLNLTESEEMKNDLRYLQSVAQALQNGGLNCNYELAMGEPSNEIVRVAREREVDLIAMSTHGHRFLGDLIYGNTVDRVRHRVGVPVLLLKASGKEER
- a CDS encoding integration host factor subunit beta, translated to MKLGNLTKRNLVLSISEELNLVQQDVSRVIQKTLDHIIASLAKGQDVELRNFGVFEVRLTKARIGRNPNKPETDVVIPARAAVKFRPGRVMQRRVILRTEELKKHSQ